Proteins encoded within one genomic window of Haloplanus vescus:
- a CDS encoding DoxX family protein: protein MYLRWARRVLAGATGATLVASPVAAHVDYVTEDGEGGPAVVDFLLAVLSDPLNLALLLGGAVGVTVATLGWLRYGDHLADVTVTRRTLRSYQPYLGWLLRLATGLPLMGAGFSGYFFSPVVSVEARIVQVTIAFCLLFGLATRLAAVAGLLTYAVGLTMHFPTLLLSSEYVAGFLGILVVGPGQPSADLLLRRLVVTDGTLMSRFRGVTTVGDLLSRFGVEKSVAPLLIRLFLGLNFAYLGVTEKWLNSGRALQVVEKYGLTAVVPVSPEMWVFGAGLGELVVGLCILTGTFTRSAAGAGFLILTTTLFGLPDDPVLAHVTLFGLTSALLITGSGPFAVDRTLVPRLRSRIGLQDAVDPSADAATPSD from the coding sequence ATGTATCTTCGCTGGGCGCGGCGCGTCCTGGCGGGAGCGACTGGCGCCACGCTCGTCGCTTCCCCCGTCGCCGCACACGTCGACTACGTGACCGAAGACGGGGAGGGCGGCCCCGCTGTCGTTGACTTCCTCCTCGCCGTCCTCTCCGATCCGCTGAACCTCGCACTCCTGCTCGGCGGCGCGGTGGGCGTCACCGTCGCAACGCTCGGGTGGCTTCGCTACGGCGACCACCTCGCGGACGTGACGGTGACGCGGCGGACGCTCCGCTCCTACCAGCCGTATCTCGGCTGGCTGTTGCGACTCGCCACCGGCCTCCCACTCATGGGTGCCGGCTTCAGTGGCTACTTCTTCTCACCTGTCGTCAGCGTCGAAGCCCGTATCGTGCAGGTCACCATCGCCTTCTGTCTCCTGTTCGGGCTGGCGACCCGACTGGCCGCCGTGGCCGGCCTCCTCACCTACGCCGTCGGCCTGACGATGCACTTCCCCACGCTCTTGCTCAGCTCCGAGTACGTCGCCGGCTTCCTCGGCATCCTCGTCGTCGGCCCAGGACAGCCGAGCGCCGACCTGCTGCTCCGCCGACTGGTCGTCACCGACGGCACGCTCATGAGTCGGTTCCGGGGCGTGACCACCGTCGGTGACCTGCTCTCTCGCTTCGGCGTCGAGAAATCCGTCGCGCCGCTGCTCATCCGCCTCTTCCTCGGCCTCAACTTCGCCTATCTCGGCGTGACCGAGAAGTGGCTCAACTCGGGGCGTGCCTTGCAGGTGGTCGAGAAATACGGGCTCACCGCCGTCGTCCCCGTCTCGCCCGAGATGTGGGTGTTCGGCGCGGGCCTCGGCGAACTCGTCGTCGGCCTCTGCATCCTGACCGGAACCTTCACTCGCAGCGCCGCCGGGGCCGGATTCCTCATCCTCACGACGACGCTCTTCGGCCTGCCCGACGACCCCGTCCTCGCCCACGTCACGCTCTTCGGCCTCACCTCCGCGCTGCTCATCACTGGGAGCGGTCCCTTCGCGGTTGACCGGACACTCGTCCCTCGACTCCGCTCGCGAATCGGCCTCCAAGACGCGGTCGACCCGAGCGCCGACGCGGCGACGCCGTCCGACTGA
- a CDS encoding DoxX family protein yields MVFDSAGAGVVFLLARVLFGGVMAFTGLNHFLDAEGMIGYAQAKGIPAASLGVPFSGGMLIAGGLGLILGVYPTIAAGAIAVFLVGATPTMHDFWNAPEDQRQGEFNNFLKNVALLGGALVFLALASSAWPLAANVGL; encoded by the coding sequence ATGGTCTTCGACTCCGCAGGTGCGGGCGTCGTCTTCCTGCTTGCTCGCGTCCTCTTCGGCGGCGTGATGGCCTTTACCGGTCTGAACCACTTCCTCGATGCCGAGGGCATGATCGGCTACGCGCAGGCGAAGGGTATCCCCGCCGCGTCGCTCGGCGTGCCCTTCTCCGGCGGCATGCTCATCGCCGGTGGCCTCGGCCTCATCCTCGGCGTCTATCCGACGATTGCCGCGGGTGCCATCGCCGTCTTCCTCGTCGGCGCCACGCCCACGATGCACGACTTCTGGAACGCACCCGAGGACCAGCGACAGGGCGAGTTCAACAACTTCCTGAAGAACGTCGCGCTCCTCGGCGGCGCCCTCGTCTTCCTCGCGCTCGCGAGTTCGGCGTGGCCGCTCGCCGCGAACGTCGGCCTGTAG